A region of Pseudomonas sp. Marseille-Q3773 DNA encodes the following proteins:
- the dgcA gene encoding dimethylglycine demethylation protein DgcA, translating into MAFEAMFQPIQIGKLTIRNRVLSTAHAEVYATDGGMTTDRYVKYYEEKAKGGIGLAICGGSSVVAIDSPQEWWSSVNLSTDRIIPHFQNLADAMHKHGAKIMIQITHMGRRSRWDGFNWPTLMSPSGIREPVHRATCKTIEVEEIWRVIGNYAQAARRAKEGGLDGVELSAVHQHMIDQFWSPRVNKRTDEWGGTFEGRMKFGLEVLKAVRAEVGDDFCVGMRICGDEFHPDGLSHEDMKQIAAYYDATGMIDFIGVVGSGCDTHNTLANVIPNMSYPPEPFLHLAAGIKEVVKVPVLHAQNIKDPNQATRILEGGYVDMVGMTRAHIADPHLIAKIKMGQIDQIKQCVGANYCIDRQYQGLDVLCIQNAATSREYMGVPHIIEKTTGAKRKVVVVGAGPAGMEAARVAAERGHDVTLFEKKEQIGGQITIAAKAPQRDQIAGITRWYQLELARLKVDLRLGTAADVATIQDLRPDIIVLAVGGHSFLEQNEHWGAAEGLVVSSWDVLDGKVAPGKNVLVYDTICEFTGMSVADFIADKGSQVEIVTDDIKPGVAMGGTSFPTYYRSIYPKEVIMTGDMMLEKVYREGDKLVAVLENEYTGAKEERVVDQVVVENGVRPDEQLYYALKEGSRNKGQIDVEALFAIKPQPILSQPGEGYLLYRIGDCVAQRNVHAAIYDALRLCKDF; encoded by the coding sequence ATGGCATTCGAAGCAATGTTCCAGCCGATCCAGATCGGCAAACTGACCATCCGCAACCGCGTGCTCAGCACCGCACACGCGGAGGTCTACGCCACTGACGGCGGCATGACGACCGACCGCTATGTGAAGTACTACGAAGAAAAGGCCAAGGGCGGTATCGGCCTGGCGATCTGCGGCGGCTCGTCCGTCGTCGCCATCGACAGCCCGCAGGAATGGTGGTCGTCGGTCAACCTGTCGACCGACCGCATCATCCCGCACTTCCAGAACCTGGCCGACGCCATGCACAAGCATGGCGCCAAGATCATGATCCAGATTACCCACATGGGGCGTCGCTCGCGCTGGGACGGCTTCAACTGGCCGACCCTGATGTCGCCGTCGGGTATCCGTGAACCCGTGCACCGCGCCACCTGCAAGACCATCGAGGTGGAAGAGATCTGGCGCGTGATCGGCAACTACGCGCAAGCGGCACGTCGCGCCAAAGAGGGCGGCCTGGACGGTGTCGAGCTGTCGGCCGTGCACCAGCACATGATCGACCAGTTCTGGAGCCCGCGGGTCAACAAGCGTACCGACGAATGGGGCGGTACTTTCGAAGGCCGCATGAAGTTCGGCCTGGAAGTGCTCAAGGCCGTGCGCGCAGAAGTCGGTGACGACTTCTGCGTGGGCATGCGCATTTGCGGTGACGAGTTCCATCCGGACGGCCTCAGCCATGAGGACATGAAGCAGATCGCCGCGTACTACGACGCCACCGGCATGATCGACTTCATCGGCGTGGTCGGCTCGGGTTGCGACACCCACAACACCCTGGCCAACGTCATCCCCAACATGAGCTACCCGCCGGAGCCGTTCCTGCACCTGGCGGCCGGCATCAAGGAAGTGGTCAAGGTCCCGGTACTGCACGCGCAGAACATCAAGGACCCGAACCAGGCCACGCGTATCCTCGAAGGCGGCTACGTGGACATGGTCGGCATGACCCGTGCGCACATCGCCGACCCGCACCTGATCGCCAAGATCAAGATGGGCCAGATCGACCAGATCAAGCAGTGCGTCGGTGCCAACTACTGCATCGACCGCCAGTACCAGGGCCTGGACGTGCTGTGCATCCAGAACGCCGCGACCTCCCGTGAATACATGGGCGTGCCGCACATCATCGAGAAGACCACCGGCGCCAAGCGCAAGGTGGTGGTAGTGGGCGCCGGCCCTGCCGGCATGGAAGCGGCCCGCGTGGCTGCCGAACGTGGCCACGATGTGACCCTGTTCGAGAAGAAGGAGCAGATCGGCGGGCAGATCACCATCGCCGCCAAGGCGCCGCAACGCGACCAGATTGCCGGTATCACCCGCTGGTACCAGCTGGAGCTGGCGCGCCTGAAGGTCGACCTGCGTCTGGGCACCGCTGCCGACGTGGCGACCATCCAGGACCTGCGCCCGGACATCATCGTGCTGGCCGTGGGCGGGCATTCGTTCCTCGAGCAGAACGAGCACTGGGGCGCCGCCGAAGGGCTGGTAGTCAGCAGCTGGGACGTGCTCGACGGCAAGGTCGCACCGGGCAAGAACGTGCTGGTGTACGACACCATCTGCGAATTCACCGGCATGTCGGTGGCCGACTTCATCGCCGACAAGGGCAGCCAGGTCGAGATCGTCACCGACGACATCAAGCCGGGCGTGGCCATGGGCGGTACCAGCTTCCCCACCTACTACCGCAGCATCTACCCGAAAGAAGTGATCATGACCGGCGACATGATGCTGGAAAAGGTCTACCGCGAGGGCGACAAGCTGGTGGCGGTGCTGGAGAACGAATACACCGGCGCCAAGGAAGAGCGCGTGGTCGACCAAGTGGTGGTGGAGAACGGCGTGCGTCCTGACGAGCAGCTGTACTACGCGCTGAAGGAAGGTTCGCGCAACAAGGGCCAGATCGACGTGGAGGCGCTGTTCGCCATCAAGCCACAGCCGATCCTCAGCCAGCCGGGCGAAGGCTACCTGCTGTACCGCATCGGCGACTGCGTGGCCCAACGCAACGTGCATGCGGCGATCTACGACGCCTTGCGCCTGTGCAAGGACTTCTGA
- a CDS encoding DUF5943 domain-containing protein, with translation MAKIAPQLPIEVDSETGVWTSDALPMLYVPRHFFVNNHMGIEEVLGADKYAEILYKAGYKSAWHWCEKEAECHGLEGVAVFEHYMKRLSQRGWGLFEIQDIDLDKGTCSVKLKHSAFVYVYGKCGRKVDYMFTGWFAGAMDQILAARGSSIRTVAEQVYGGSEEGHEDGLFVVKPL, from the coding sequence ATGGCCAAGATCGCCCCGCAATTGCCAATCGAAGTCGACAGCGAGACCGGTGTCTGGACTAGCGACGCCCTGCCGATGCTGTATGTGCCGCGCCATTTCTTCGTCAACAACCACATGGGTATCGAAGAAGTCCTCGGTGCCGACAAGTACGCCGAGATCCTCTACAAGGCCGGCTACAAGTCCGCCTGGCACTGGTGTGAAAAAGAAGCCGAATGCCATGGCCTGGAAGGCGTAGCGGTGTTCGAGCACTACATGAAGCGCCTGAGCCAGCGCGGCTGGGGCCTGTTCGAGATCCAGGACATCGACCTGGACAAGGGTACCTGCAGCGTCAAGCTCAAGCACTCGGCATTCGTGTACGTCTATGGCAAGTGCGGCCGCAAGGTCGACTACATGTTCACCGGCTGGTTCGCCGGCGCCATGGACCAGATTCTCGCTGCCCGCGGCAGCTCGATCCGCACCGTGGCCGAACAGGTCTACGGCGGTTCGGAAGAAGGCCACGAAGATGGCCTGTTCGTCGTCAAGCCGTTGTAA
- a CDS encoding electron transfer flavoprotein subunit alpha/FixB family protein translates to MSDIIRRDPRAEWIARNRLHPLHAAMQTQQTRWMGPNGLIRKNPHAIAAGFIGPAGLKRIDRSGAQQGTGVGGRRTAAAEVKLPLHQVAAPAFYIAVVPDMVGGRLSSHDRDLLGLAHSLAGSDGAVLAVVFGEHKESNFSTAGVDRLLVIEGDAFEGYAPEQLVQGLRAVDNQFTPRHWLLPDSRTGGGELGRRLGAALGERPATRVWQVKDGQCIGRAGAGQQDLQRAVPRLILAAAECAEPVSETRHEALPVELSTSVPRSLSRIEDLGSVAVDPATIAMAEAEFIVSGGNGVKDWDLYHQATAALGATEGASRVAVDDGFMPRNRQVGATGTWVTARVYVAVGISGAIQHLQGIGACDKVVAINMDPGCDMIKRADLSVIGDSSAILKALIDAVDNYRSAGQRDAA, encoded by the coding sequence ATGAGCGACATTATCCGCCGCGACCCGCGCGCCGAGTGGATCGCCCGTAACCGTCTGCACCCGCTGCACGCAGCGATGCAGACCCAGCAAACCCGCTGGATGGGGCCGAACGGCCTGATCCGCAAGAACCCTCATGCGATTGCCGCAGGCTTCATCGGCCCGGCCGGCCTCAAGCGTATCGACCGCAGCGGCGCCCAGCAGGGCACCGGTGTGGGCGGGCGGCGCACGGCGGCGGCCGAGGTCAAGCTGCCGTTGCACCAGGTGGCGGCGCCGGCGTTCTACATCGCCGTGGTGCCAGACATGGTCGGTGGCCGCCTGAGCAGCCACGACCGCGACCTGCTCGGCCTGGCCCACAGCCTGGCCGGCAGCGACGGCGCGGTATTGGCGGTGGTGTTTGGCGAGCACAAGGAAAGCAACTTTTCCACAGCCGGCGTCGACCGCCTACTGGTCATCGAGGGCGACGCCTTCGAAGGTTATGCACCGGAGCAACTGGTACAAGGCTTGCGCGCTGTGGATAACCAGTTCACTCCGCGCCACTGGCTGCTGCCCGACAGCCGCACCGGTGGCGGCGAACTCGGCCGACGCCTGGGCGCGGCGCTGGGCGAGCGCCCGGCGACGCGGGTATGGCAGGTCAAGGATGGCCAGTGCATTGGCCGCGCCGGTGCCGGTCAACAGGACCTGCAACGCGCCGTGCCGCGCTTGATCCTGGCGGCGGCCGAATGCGCCGAGCCGGTCAGCGAAACCCGCCACGAAGCGCTGCCGGTAGAGTTGTCCACAAGTGTGCCGCGCAGCCTGTCGCGTATCGAGGACCTCGGCTCGGTGGCCGTCGATCCGGCCACCATTGCCATGGCCGAGGCCGAGTTCATCGTCTCGGGCGGCAACGGGGTCAAGGACTGGGACCTGTACCACCAGGCTACCGCAGCGCTGGGCGCCACCGAAGGCGCCTCGCGGGTGGCGGTGGACGACGGCTTCATGCCGCGCAACCGCCAGGTGGGCGCGACCGGTACCTGGGTTACCGCACGGGTCTACGTGGCTGTGGGTATCTCTGGTGCGATCCAGCACCTGCAGGGCATCGGCGCCTGCGACAAGGTGGTGGCGATCAACATGGACCCCGGCTGCGACATGATCAAACGGGCCGACCTGTCGGTGATTGGCGACAGCTCGGCAATTCTCAAGGCGCTGATCGATGCTGTGGATAACTACCGCAGCGCCGGCCAGCGCGACGCGGCATAA
- a CDS encoding electron transfer flavoprotein subunit beta, with product MSTKVISLVSIGAHPSSGRARRAEQDARAVELGLQLAGDNLQVVHAGNPREEALRAYLGMGLDHLDVLEQPAGADVLGVLGDYLRDAGAQLVLTGSQAETGEGSGMLPFLLAEKLGWPLIVGLAEVESIDNGTAQVLQALPRGQRRRLKVRLPLLATVDNAAPKPRQSAFGPARRGVLAARNVAIVEDELLAEAELQPARPRPKRLKVIKAKSGADRMKAATAKASGGGGKVLKDVTPQEGAEAILKLLVEEGVLR from the coding sequence ATGAGTACCAAAGTGATCAGCCTGGTTTCCATCGGTGCCCACCCCAGCTCTGGTCGCGCGCGCCGCGCCGAGCAGGATGCCCGCGCGGTGGAACTGGGCTTGCAGCTGGCTGGGGATAACTTGCAGGTGGTGCACGCCGGCAACCCACGCGAAGAAGCGCTGCGCGCCTACCTGGGCATGGGCCTGGACCACCTGGATGTGCTGGAGCAGCCGGCCGGTGCCGATGTGCTGGGCGTGCTGGGCGACTACCTGCGTGACGCCGGGGCACAGCTGGTGCTGACCGGCAGCCAGGCTGAGACCGGCGAAGGGTCGGGCATGCTGCCGTTCCTGCTGGCGGAAAAACTCGGCTGGCCGTTGATCGTGGGCCTGGCCGAAGTGGAATCGATCGACAATGGCACCGCCCAGGTATTGCAGGCCCTGCCACGTGGCCAGCGGCGACGGCTGAAGGTGCGCCTGCCGTTGCTGGCGACTGTGGATAACGCCGCGCCCAAGCCGCGCCAGAGTGCCTTCGGGCCGGCGCGCCGTGGTGTCCTGGCGGCACGCAACGTGGCTATCGTCGAAGACGAACTGCTGGCTGAAGCCGAACTGCAACCCGCCCGCCCGCGGCCCAAGCGGCTGAAGGTGATCAAGGCCAAGAGCGGCGCCGACCGCATGAAGGCGGCGACTGCCAAGGCCAGTGGTGGCGGTGGCAAGGTGTTGAAAGACGTCACTCCGCAGGAAGGCGCCGAAGCCATCCTCAAGCTGCTGGTGGAAGAAGGCGTGCTGCGCTAG
- a CDS encoding methyl-accepting chemotaxis protein, whose product MSLRNINIAPRALLGFALIGLLMLGLGIFSLMQMGNIRQAGLVIEQVSVPAIKTLDEISALNLRLRSLSYRLLVNRDPQSQQDILNLMDQRNQQIDRAREAYVPLITAADEQAAYDQYVQLLTQYRQLEAHMRSLNQAGRLDELRDVLNREVQANSEQINKVMETLVRINTEQTRDTNAKAASQYDAAFSLVIGLLIAATVLTFACALLLTRSITKPIDEALRCAEQIADGDLTHVIHAEGTDEAARLLRAMARMQDKLRDTLQLIAGSATQLASAAEELNAVTDESARGLQQQNNEIEQAATAVTEMTSAVEEVARNAVSTSEASSEASRSAGDGRDLVMETVGAIERMSGDVQATAKLITHLAEQSRDIGKVLDVIRGLADQTNLLALNAAIEAARAGEAGRGFAVVADEVRALAHRTQQSTSEIERMIGSIQGGTEEAVDSMRTSTERAESTLNIARGAGLALDTIAGAVAQINERNLVIASAAEEQAQVAREVDRNLVNINDLSVQSATGAHQTSAASAELSRLAVDLNGLVARFRT is encoded by the coding sequence ATGTCATTACGCAACATCAATATTGCTCCGCGCGCACTGCTGGGCTTTGCGCTTATCGGCCTGCTGATGCTCGGCCTCGGTATCTTCTCCCTGATGCAGATGGGCAACATCCGCCAGGCTGGCCTGGTCATCGAGCAAGTCAGCGTCCCCGCCATCAAGACACTGGATGAGATCAGCGCGCTGAACCTGCGCCTGCGCAGCCTCTCCTACCGCCTGCTGGTGAACCGCGACCCGCAAAGCCAGCAGGATATCCTCAACCTGATGGACCAGCGCAACCAGCAGATCGACCGCGCGCGCGAGGCCTACGTGCCGCTGATCACTGCCGCCGACGAACAGGCTGCGTACGATCAGTACGTCCAGTTGCTGACCCAGTATCGCCAGCTGGAGGCGCACATGCGCAGCCTGAACCAGGCCGGCCGCCTCGACGAGCTGAGGGATGTCCTCAACCGTGAGGTGCAGGCCAACTCCGAGCAGATCAACAAAGTCATGGAGACGCTGGTGCGCATCAATACCGAGCAGACCCGTGACACCAACGCGAAAGCCGCCAGTCAGTATGACGCGGCTTTCTCGCTGGTGATCGGCCTGCTGATCGCCGCCACCGTGCTGACTTTTGCCTGTGCCCTGCTGTTGACCCGCAGCATCACCAAACCGATCGACGAGGCGCTCAGATGCGCCGAACAGATTGCCGACGGTGACCTGACCCACGTCATCCATGCCGAGGGTACCGACGAAGCTGCCCGCCTGCTGCGCGCCATGGCCCGCATGCAGGACAAGCTGCGCGACACCTTGCAGCTGATTGCCGGCTCGGCGACCCAGCTGGCCTCGGCTGCCGAGGAGCTGAACGCCGTCACCGACGAAAGCGCCCGTGGCCTGCAGCAGCAGAACAACGAAATCGAACAGGCCGCCACGGCGGTGACCGAAATGACCAGCGCCGTGGAGGAAGTGGCGCGCAATGCGGTCAGCACCTCGGAAGCCTCCAGCGAAGCCAGCCGTTCGGCTGGCGATGGCCGCGACCTGGTCATGGAGACCGTGGGTGCCATCGAGCGCATGAGCGGCGACGTGCAAGCCACCGCCAAGCTGATCACCCACCTGGCCGAACAGTCGCGTGATATCGGCAAGGTGCTCGACGTGATCCGTGGCTTGGCAGACCAGACCAACCTGCTGGCACTGAACGCGGCGATCGAGGCCGCACGTGCCGGCGAGGCAGGCCGTGGTTTTGCCGTGGTTGCTGATGAAGTGCGAGCGCTGGCCCACCGTACCCAGCAGTCGACCAGCGAGATCGAGCGGATGATCGGCAGCATTCAGGGCGGAACGGAAGAGGCCGTGGATTCGATGCGCACCAGCACCGAACGTGCCGAATCGACCCTGAATATCGCCCGTGGCGCGGGCCTGGCGCTGGATACCATTGCCGGGGCGGTGGCGCAGATCAACGAGCGCAACCTGGTGATTGCCAGCGCTGCGGAAGAGCAGGCGCAGGTGGCGCGGGAAGTGGACCGCAACCTGGTGAACATCAACGACCTGTCGGTGCAAAGCGCCACGGGTGCGCATCAGACCAGTGCGGCGAGTGCCGAGTTGTCGCGGCTGGCGGTGGACCTCAATGGGTTGGTGGCGCGGTTCCGTACTTGA
- the gbcA gene encoding glycine-betaine demethylase subunit GbcA, with protein MDVTATLSLGDPLEPARKATAEMLHTRERTFSLPQPFYNDERLFQIDMQEIFHKEWLIAGMTCEIPAKGNYITLQIGKNPIIVVRGAEGKVHAFHNVCRHRGSRLCVSDKGKVAKLVCPYHQWTYELDGRLLFAGTEMGADFDMNQYGLKPVNVKVAGGYIFISLAENPPAIDEFLATLDHYMEPYDMENTKVAVQTTLMEKANWKLVLENNRECYHCNGSHPELLQTLLEWDDTNDPRASQEFKDHVAASAAAWEAEKIPYLHKSHGLRNRIVRMPLLKGTVSMTMDGKQACQKLMGRIKNPDLGSMRILHLPHSWNHCMGDHMIVFTVWPISAQETMVTTKWLVHKDAVEGVDYDPERMRKVWDATNDQDRRLAEENQRGINSTAYQPGPYSKTYEFGVVNFIDWYSQRLLNNLGAEPAPYLKEVQAQ; from the coding sequence ATGGACGTCACCGCAACCCTGAGCCTGGGCGATCCACTGGAACCTGCACGCAAGGCAACCGCCGAAATGCTGCATACCCGCGAGCGCACCTTCTCGCTGCCGCAGCCGTTCTACAACGACGAGCGTCTGTTCCAGATCGACATGCAGGAGATCTTCCACAAGGAGTGGCTGATCGCCGGCATGACTTGCGAGATCCCGGCCAAGGGCAACTACATCACCCTGCAGATCGGCAAGAACCCGATCATCGTGGTGCGTGGTGCCGAAGGCAAGGTGCATGCCTTCCACAACGTCTGCCGTCACCGCGGCTCGCGCCTGTGCGTCAGCGACAAGGGCAAGGTGGCCAAGCTGGTCTGCCCGTACCACCAGTGGACCTACGAGCTGGACGGCCGCCTGCTGTTCGCCGGCACCGAAATGGGTGCCGACTTCGACATGAACCAGTACGGCCTGAAGCCGGTGAACGTGAAGGTCGCCGGCGGCTACATCTTCATCAGCCTGGCGGAAAACCCGCCTGCCATCGACGAGTTCCTGGCCACCCTGGACCACTACATGGAACCGTACGACATGGAAAACACCAAGGTGGCGGTGCAAACCACCTTGATGGAAAAGGCCAACTGGAAGCTGGTGCTGGAAAACAACCGCGAGTGCTACCACTGCAACGGTTCGCACCCGGAATTGCTGCAAACCCTGCTGGAATGGGACGACACCAACGACCCCCGCGCCAGCCAGGAATTCAAGGACCACGTGGCTGCCTCGGCCGCCGCCTGGGAAGCCGAGAAGATCCCGTACCTGCACAAGAGCCACGGCCTGCGTAACCGCATCGTGCGCATGCCGCTGCTCAAGGGCACCGTGTCGATGACCATGGACGGCAAGCAGGCCTGCCAGAAGCTGATGGGCCGCATCAAGAACCCGGACCTGGGCTCGATGCGCATCCTGCACCTGCCACACTCGTGGAACCACTGCATGGGCGACCACATGATCGTGTTCACCGTGTGGCCGATCAGCGCCCAGGAAACCATGGTCACCACCAAGTGGCTGGTGCACAAGGATGCCGTGGAAGGTGTCGATTACGACCCGGAGCGCATGCGCAAGGTGTGGGACGCCACCAACGACCAGGATCGCCGCCTGGCCGAAGAGAACCAGCGCGGGATCAACTCCACCGCATACCAGCCAGGCCCTTACTCGAAGACCTACGAGTTCGGCGTGGTCAACTTCATCGATTGGTACAGCCAGCGGCTGCTCAACAACCTGGGGGCTGAGCCGGCACCTTACCTGAAGGAAGTGCAGGCACAGTAA
- the gbcB gene encoding glycine-betaine demethylase subunit GbcB, translating to MSDTFLNPVTTQTWANGRHIVRCVKVIQETWDVRTFCFMADQPIMFFFKPGQFVTLELEIEGKPVMRSYTISSSPSVPYSFSITVKRVPGGLVSNFLHDTMHEGAELPVHGPVGLFNAIDFPAQKVLYLSGGVGITPVMSMARWFYDTNGNVDMVFVHSARSPKDIIYHRELEQMASRIPNFSLHIICEKHGLGEPWAGYRGYLNQRLMELIAPDYMERTVFCCGPTPYMSAVKRMLEAVGFDMKNYHEESFGATPPEAKADAVEHAEQAADAPELDAADLNLVEFIGSEKSIRIAPGETVHAAAAKVGLMIPKACGMGICGTCKVLKLGGEVEMEHNGGITEEDEAEGYILSCCSVPKGDVRIDY from the coding sequence ATGTCCGATACCTTCCTCAATCCGGTCACCACCCAGACCTGGGCCAACGGCCGCCACATCGTGCGCTGCGTCAAGGTCATCCAGGAGACCTGGGACGTGCGCACCTTCTGCTTCATGGCCGACCAGCCGATCATGTTCTTCTTCAAGCCCGGGCAGTTCGTCACCCTGGAGCTGGAAATCGAAGGCAAGCCGGTGATGCGCTCCTACACCATCTCCAGCTCGCCTTCGGTGCCCTACAGCTTCTCGATCACGGTCAAGCGCGTACCGGGCGGCCTGGTGTCCAACTTCCTCCACGACACCATGCACGAAGGCGCCGAACTGCCGGTGCACGGCCCGGTGGGGCTGTTCAACGCCATCGATTTCCCGGCGCAGAAGGTGCTGTACCTTTCCGGCGGTGTCGGTATCACGCCGGTGATGTCGATGGCCCGCTGGTTCTACGACACCAACGGCAATGTCGACATGGTGTTCGTGCACAGCGCCCGTTCGCCGAAGGACATCATCTACCATCGCGAACTGGAGCAGATGGCCTCGCGCATCCCCAACTTCAGCCTGCACATCATTTGCGAAAAGCATGGCCTGGGCGAGCCTTGGGCGGGCTATCGCGGCTACCTCAATCAGCGCCTCATGGAGCTGATTGCGCCGGACTACATGGAGCGCACGGTGTTCTGCTGTGGCCCGACGCCGTACATGAGTGCGGTCAAGCGCATGCTCGAAGCGGTGGGCTTCGACATGAAGAACTACCACGAGGAGTCGTTCGGTGCGACGCCGCCGGAAGCCAAGGCTGACGCGGTCGAGCATGCCGAACAGGCTGCCGATGCGCCGGAGCTGGATGCCGCCGACCTCAACCTGGTGGAGTTCATCGGCAGCGAGAAGAGCATCCGCATCGCCCCGGGCGAGACCGTGCATGCAGCGGCCGCCAAGGTTGGCCTGATGATCCCGAAAGCCTGCGGCATGGGCATTTGCGGCACCTGCAAGGTGCTCAAGCTGGGCGGCGAGGTGGAGATGGAGCACAACGGTGGCATTACCGAAGAGGACGAAGCCGAGGGCTACATCCTGTCGTGCTGCAGCGTGCCGAAAGGGGATGTGCGGATCGATTACTGA
- the dgcB gene encoding dimethylglycine demethylation protein DgcB, translating to MLNTLLPILLFAALGLAVLGALRRVRMWRRGRPSKVNLIGGLLAMPRRYLVDLHHVVERDKYMSKTHVATAGGFVLSAALAILVHGFGLQSKILGYALLVATVIMFSGAVFVFKRRLNPPARLSKGPWMRLPKSLLAFAASFFIATLPVAGILPANTGGWVMVAILGLGVLWGVSELFFGMTWGGPMKHAFAGALHLAWHRRAERFGGGRSTGLKPLDLEDPNAPLGVEKPVDFTWNQLLGFDACVQCGKCEAMCPAFAAGQPLNPKKLIQDMVIGLAGGTDAQFAGSPYPGKPIGEHGGHPHQPIVNGLVDAETLWSCTTCRACVEECPMMIEHVDAIVDMRRHLTLEKGATPNKGAEVLDNLIATDNPGGFAPGGRMNWAADLNLQLLSEVKTTEVLFWVGDGAFDMRNQRTLRSFVKVLKASGVDFAVLGLEERDSGDVARRLGDEATFQQLAKRNIQTLAKYKFQRIVTCDPHSFHVLKNEYGALGGEYQVQHHSTYIAELIAAGKLNLGQHKGGSVTYHDPCYLGRYNGEYEAPRAVLKALGIEVREMERSGFRSRCCGGGGGAPITDIPGKQRIPDMRMDDIRQTEAELVAVGCPQCTAMLEGVVEPRPQIKDLAELVADVLIEEDAPAAAKTPTAKREPAEVH from the coding sequence ATGTTGAACACCCTTCTACCCATCCTGCTGTTCGCTGCCCTTGGCCTGGCAGTGCTCGGCGCCCTGCGCCGAGTGCGCATGTGGCGGCGTGGCCGGCCATCCAAGGTCAACCTGATCGGCGGCCTGCTGGCCATGCCGCGCCGTTACCTGGTGGACCTGCACCACGTGGTCGAGCGCGACAAGTACATGTCCAAGACCCACGTGGCCACCGCAGGCGGCTTCGTGCTGTCGGCCGCATTGGCGATCCTGGTGCATGGCTTCGGCCTGCAGAGCAAGATCCTCGGCTACGCGCTGTTGGTGGCCACGGTGATCATGTTCAGCGGTGCCGTCTTCGTCTTCAAACGCCGCCTCAACCCTCCAGCGCGGTTGTCCAAGGGGCCGTGGATGCGCCTGCCGAAGAGCCTGCTGGCGTTCGCCGCGAGCTTCTTCATCGCCACCCTGCCGGTCGCCGGCATCCTGCCTGCCAACACCGGGGGCTGGGTGATGGTCGCCATTCTCGGCCTGGGCGTGCTGTGGGGCGTGTCCGAGCTGTTCTTCGGCATGACCTGGGGCGGGCCGATGAAACACGCCTTCGCCGGTGCCCTGCACCTGGCCTGGCACCGCCGTGCCGAGCGCTTCGGCGGCGGCCGCTCCACCGGCCTCAAGCCGCTGGACCTGGAAGACCCGAACGCACCGCTGGGCGTGGAAAAACCGGTGGACTTCACCTGGAACCAGCTGCTGGGCTTCGATGCCTGCGTGCAGTGCGGCAAATGTGAAGCCATGTGCCCGGCGTTTGCCGCCGGCCAGCCCCTGAACCCGAAAAAACTCATCCAGGACATGGTCATCGGCCTGGCCGGTGGTACCGACGCCCAGTTCGCCGGCAGCCCGTACCCGGGCAAGCCGATCGGCGAGCATGGCGGCCACCCGCACCAGCCGATCGTCAATGGCCTGGTCGATGCCGAAACGCTGTGGTCATGCACCACCTGCCGTGCCTGCGTCGAGGAATGCCCGATGATGATCGAGCACGTCGATGCCATCGTCGACATGCGTCGTCACCTCACCCTGGAAAAAGGCGCGACCCCGAACAAGGGCGCCGAGGTGCTGGACAACCTGATCGCCACCGACAACCCGGGCGGTTTCGCCCCCGGTGGGCGCATGAACTGGGCCGCCGACCTCAACCTGCAACTGCTGTCGGAGGTGAAAACCACCGAGGTGCTGTTCTGGGTCGGTGATGGTGCCTTTGACATGCGCAACCAGCGGACCCTGCGTTCGTTCGTCAAGGTGCTCAAGGCCTCCGGCGTGGACTTCGCCGTGCTCGGCCTGGAAGAGCGCGACAGCGGCGACGTGGCGCGCCGCCTGGGCGACGAAGCGACCTTCCAGCAACTGGCCAAGCGCAATATCCAGACCCTGGCCAAGTACAAGTTCCAGCGCATCGTCACCTGTGACCCACACAGCTTCCATGTGCTGAAGAACGAGTACGGCGCCCTGGGCGGTGAGTACCAGGTGCAGCACCACAGCACCTACATCGCCGAACTGATCGCGGCCGGCAAGCTCAACCTTGGCCAGCACAAAGGTGGCAGCGTCACCTACCACGACCCGTGCTACCTGGGCCGCTACAACGGCGAGTACGAAGCCCCGCGGGCAGTGCTCAAGGCGCTGGGTATCGAGGTGCGCGAAATGGAACGCTCCGGCTTCCGCTCGCGCTGCTGTGGCGGTGGCGGCGGGGCGCCGATCACCGACATCCCGGGCAAGCAGCGGATCCCCGACATGCGCATGGACGACATCCGCCAGACCGAGGCCGAACTGGTGGCCGTGGGTTGCCCACAGTGCACCGCGATGCTCGAAGGCGTGGTCGAACCGCGCCCACAGATCAAGGACCTGGCCGAGCTGGTCGCCGACGTGCTGATCGAAGAGGACGCGCCTGCTGCCGCCAAGACGCCAACGGCCAAACGTGAACCTGCGGAGGTGCATTGA